TATCACGGTAGGCATGGATAAAGTCAGAGCTGCATTTGAGTCGGCAAAGCAGAACCCCGCCGAGGAGAACAGCTTCCGGCAACTCCGACTGAACCAATGGGTAAAACAGGCGGTACGCTGGATGCCGATGGACAAATGGGATGCCTGCGCATTCCCCGTGGATGAAAAGTTGCTTGAAGGGCGGGTCTGCTACGGTGGCCTTGACCTTTCGTCCTCTGCCGATATCACGGCGTTCGTGCTGGTATTCCCTCCGGAAGATGAGGCGGATAAATACCGCATTCTGCCGTACTTCTGGATACCGGAGGATAATATTGACCTGCGCGTTCGGCGCGACCATGTGAATTATGACGTCTGGAATAAGCAGGGATTTCTGCATACCACCGAGGGCAATGTAGTGCATTACGGCTACATCGAGCAGTTCATTGAAGCCCTCGGTGAGAAGTACAACATCCGTGAAATTGCTTTTGACCGCTGGGGAGCGGTACAAATGACGCAAAATCTTGAAACGCTTGGCTTCTCGGTCGTGCCGTTCGGGCAGGGCTTTAAGGATATGAGCCCTCCGACCAAAGAACTGATGAAGCTGACGCTGGAAAAAAAGCTCGCCCACGGCGGCCACCCGGTGCTCCGCTGGATGATGGACAACATCTATATCCGCACCGACCCGGCTGGAAATATCAAAGCAGATAAGGAAAAATCCACAGAGAAAATCGACGGCGCAGTCGCCACTATTATGGCGCTCGACCGGGCGATTCGGTGCGGAAACGATACGGGCGAAAGCGTGTATGACACACGCGGACTGCTCGTTTTTTAATTGGAGGGAACTGCCTATGAACATCTTTCAAGGAATATTCAAAGCCCGCGATAAGCCTAAAAACTTAGGCGGCACCAGTTTTTTATGGGGTGGCTCGTCCTCCGGCAAGGTCGTCAATGAAAGAACGGCCATGCAAATGACAGCGGTTTACTCCTGCGTTCGTATATTATCCGAAGCAATCGCTGGTCTGCCACTGTTTGTATATAAATACGGCGACGACGGCAGTAAGGACAAATATCTCGACCATCCGCTGTGGCGTGTGCTACACGACGAACCAAACCCGGAAATGACATCGTTTGTTTTCCGGGAGACCATGATGAACCATCTTCTGCTGACGGGTAACGCCTACGCACAGATTATCCGAAACGCTCGCGGCGATGTCGTAGCGCTGTACCCTCTTATGCCCGACCGCATGACTGTTGATCGGGATTCGCAGGGACGGCTGTATTACCGCTACAGAAAAAATAGCGATGACGCGCCGGAGGTCAGCAGGAACAAGCCGAGCGACGTTATTCTCGCGCCAAGCGATGTGCTGCATATTCTCGGTTTGGGCTTTGACGGACTGGTCGGCTACTCGCCGATTGCAATGGCAAAAAACGCCGTGGGTCTTGCTATCGCCGCCGAGGAATACGGCGCTAAATTTTTTGCCAACGGCGCGGCACCAAGCGGCGTGTTGGAGCATCCCGGCACCATAAAGGACCCGGAGCGGATAAGGCAAAGCTGGCAGTCCACCTTCGGCGGCAGTGGCAACAGCAACAAAATCGCCGTACTTGAGGAAGGGCTCAAGTATACGCCTATCGCCATTTCTCCCGAACAGGCGCAGTTTTTAGAGACGCGGAAATTCCAGATCAATGAGATAGCTCGAATTTTCAGAGTCCCACCTCATATGTTGGCGGATCTCGAAAAGTCGAGCTTTTCTAATATTGAACAGCAGTCGCTGGAGTTTGTGAAATACACGCTCGACCCGTGGGTCGTTCGCTGGGAACAGGCGATGAACAAGTCACTTCTTCTTGAAAGCGAAAAGCGTGATGTGTTCACAAAATTCAATGTGGACGGACTGCTTCGAGGCGATTATGCCAGCCGCATGACAGGTTACGCTACAGCGCGGCAAAACGGCTGGATGAGCGCAAACGATATCAGGCAGCTTGAGAATCTCGACCGGATACCGACGGAGCTCGGCGGTGACCTATACCTTATAAACGGAGCAATGACCAAATTGCAGGACGCTGGCGCGTTTGCAAACACAACTATAACAGAAACGGAGGAAACCTCAGATGGACAAAACAAATCGGGCACAAAGCCCAAGCAAAGTTCCCGTCAGAGCGCGTGATAAAACGCATTTCTGGAACTGGGAAAACGATGATGAATTGGGCGTCCGTACTCTTTACCTCGACGGCACCATTGCGGACGAAAGCTGGTGGGACGATGAAATCACACCCAGAATGTTCAAGGATGAGCTGTTTTCCGGCAGCGGAGATATCGTGGTGTGGATCAACTCTCCCGGCGGGGACTGCGTGGCGGCTTCACAGATTTACACCATGCTCATGGATTATACAGGCAATGTCACAGTAAAAATTGACGGTCTGGCGGCGAGTGCCGCTTCGGTCATCGCAATGGCGGGTACACAGGTGCTTATGGCTCCAACGGCGCTGCTGATGATTCATAATCCGATGTCAATTGCTATTGGCGATACCGAGGAAATGCAGAAGGCCATCGCCATGCTGGACGAGGTCAAGGAAAGCATCATCAACGCTTATGAAATCAAAACAGGGCAGTCGAGAGCGAAAATATCTCATCTCATGGACGGCGAAACCTGGATGAACGCCAACAAGGCAATCGAGCTGGGCTTCGCAGACGGCATCTTGGAGGACTCCAAGCGCGGTCATACCGAAGATGTGGTCTTTGCATTTTCCCGCAGGGCGGTTACCAATTCGCTTATGAACAAGCTCATCTCTAAATCCGCTCCAAAGCCGGAGCAAAAGAAGCAGGATGCGCCGGTCGGCGTTTCCATCGAAGCGGCTATGCAGAAACTGCAAGCCCGTAAATACATTTAACGGAGGTATTTGATTATGAAAAAGGTACTCGAAATGCGTGAAAAACGCGCAAAGGCATGGGACGCGGCAAAGGCGTTCCTCGATACTCGCGCCAAGGATGGCGTCCTCTCTCCCGAAGACAATGCGACCTATGACAAGATGCTCGCGGATGTGGACGCAATGGCGCATCAGATTGCCATTGAGGAAGACCGCGTGGCAAGAGACGC
The window above is part of the Novisyntrophococcus fermenticellae genome. Proteins encoded here:
- a CDS encoding phage portal protein, producing MNIFQGIFKARDKPKNLGGTSFLWGGSSSGKVVNERTAMQMTAVYSCVRILSEAIAGLPLFVYKYGDDGSKDKYLDHPLWRVLHDEPNPEMTSFVFRETMMNHLLLTGNAYAQIIRNARGDVVALYPLMPDRMTVDRDSQGRLYYRYRKNSDDAPEVSRNKPSDVILAPSDVLHILGLGFDGLVGYSPIAMAKNAVGLAIAAEEYGAKFFANGAAPSGVLEHPGTIKDPERIRQSWQSTFGGSGNSNKIAVLEEGLKYTPIAISPEQAQFLETRKFQINEIARIFRVPPHMLADLEKSSFSNIEQQSLEFVKYTLDPWVVRWEQAMNKSLLLESEKRDVFTKFNVDGLLRGDYASRMTGYATARQNGWMSANDIRQLENLDRIPTELGGDLYLINGAMTKLQDAGAFANTTITETEETSDGQNKSGTKPKQSSRQSA
- a CDS encoding head maturation protease, ClpP-related, whose translation is MDKTNRAQSPSKVPVRARDKTHFWNWENDDELGVRTLYLDGTIADESWWDDEITPRMFKDELFSGSGDIVVWINSPGGDCVAASQIYTMLMDYTGNVTVKIDGLAASAASVIAMAGTQVLMAPTALLMIHNPMSIAIGDTEEMQKAIAMLDEVKESIINAYEIKTGQSRAKISHLMDGETWMNANKAIELGFADGILEDSKRGHTEDVVFAFSRRAVTNSLMNKLISKSAPKPEQKKQDAPVGVSIEAAMQKLQARKYI